One window of Candidatus Cloacimonadota bacterium genomic DNA carries:
- a CDS encoding MarR family transcriptional regulator, with product MKVNAEHFHGLITRLQVVLSEIDYAQKACLQAGKMECQLLNHLFVVKEPVNMNELAKVLNVSHSRITRIMDNLVSKKLVLRKPSEKDRRCWFAIITDKGKKLAENSRQTVVDHQKKIIAQIPEKNVEDVYKAMKIYVEKYEEVLKATTAEI from the coding sequence ATGAAGGTCAATGCTGAACATTTCCACGGATTGATCACAAGGCTTCAGGTGGTTCTGAGCGAGATCGACTATGCTCAGAAAGCGTGTCTGCAGGCTGGGAAAATGGAGTGCCAGCTGCTTAATCATCTTTTTGTGGTGAAGGAACCCGTCAACATGAACGAGCTGGCAAAGGTTCTCAATGTTTCCCACAGCCGCATCACCCGGATTATGGACAATCTGGTGAGCAAAAAGCTCGTGTTGCGCAAACCCTCGGAAAAAGACCGCCGCTGTTGGTTCGCCATCATCACCGACAAGGGCAAAAAGCTGGCTGAAAACAGCCGCCAAACCGTTGTTGACCATCAAAAGAAGATTATCGCCCAAATACCGGAAAAGAACGTGGAAGACGTTTACAAAGCCATGAAAATCTACGTCGAAAAGTATGAGGAAGTGCTGAAAGCCACCACAGCGGAAATTTGA
- a CDS encoding NrdH-redoxin: MKNKIVVFGTPTCSWCKKVKDYLSSHGFTYKYVDVAKNEQALRDMQRKTGQTGVPQLWINNTAVVGFDKDKINRLLHIQ; this comes from the coding sequence ATGAAGAACAAGATCGTCGTTTTTGGAACACCAACCTGTTCCTGGTGTAAAAAAGTGAAAGATTATCTGTCTTCCCACGGATTCACCTATAAATACGTCGATGTGGCGAAAAACGAACAGGCACTGCGCGATATGCAGCGCAAAACCGGACAGACGGGCGTGCCTCAGCTCTGGATAAATAATACCGCGGTGGTCGGTTTTGACAAGGATAAGATAAACCGCCTGCTGCATATACAATAA
- the radA gene encoding DNA repair protein RadA, whose translation MATTFFCTDCGFESTKWSGKCPSCGSWSTMKESTRVTGKASKGGASDLQAPKPERIKDLKYSGETRSATGVREFDLVIGGGIVGGMLALIGGEPGIGKSTLMLQLSEWMGKQSKKVLYVSGEESAEQIHLRSTRLNIGSENIWLLSTNDAELMLKAAEESRPDIMIVDSIQSVSLPSLDSLPGSITQLRETSNRILRSAKILRMPVFMVGHVTKEGFVAGPKIIEHMVDTVLYFEGEPRGQYKILRAVKNRFGPTNEIGIFEMTNLGLVEVPNPNHIFLSNDGEHNGTAIGCVMEGTRSFIVEVQSLATTSNYGTPQRVVVGLEQKKLAILLAILEKNLALYLRSSDVFINLAGGIRSSDPGLDLAILAAIISSLKDKPLPEKSVFIGEVGLNGEVRPVSQLDARVNEAAKLGYEKVFVSGHAKLRQKGKAIRIRDVRELYGALDK comes from the coding sequence ATGGCGACCACCTTTTTTTGCACGGATTGCGGCTTCGAATCCACGAAGTGGAGTGGGAAATGCCCCTCCTGCGGGAGCTGGAGCACAATGAAAGAGAGCACGCGGGTTACGGGAAAAGCCAGCAAGGGCGGGGCTTCCGACCTTCAAGCGCCCAAACCGGAGCGGATCAAAGACCTCAAATACAGCGGCGAAACCCGCAGCGCCACGGGAGTGCGGGAATTCGACCTGGTGATCGGAGGCGGGATCGTGGGCGGAATGCTGGCCCTGATCGGCGGTGAGCCGGGCATCGGCAAATCAACCCTCATGCTTCAGCTTTCGGAATGGATGGGCAAGCAGAGTAAAAAAGTTCTCTACGTTTCGGGCGAGGAAAGCGCCGAACAAATCCATCTGCGCAGCACCAGACTGAACATCGGCAGCGAGAACATCTGGCTGCTCAGCACCAACGACGCGGAACTGATGCTCAAGGCGGCGGAGGAAAGCCGGCCGGACATCATGATAGTGGATTCCATCCAGTCGGTGAGCCTGCCAAGCCTGGATTCGCTTCCGGGCAGCATCACGCAGTTGCGCGAGACCAGCAACCGCATCCTGCGCAGCGCGAAAATCCTAAGGATGCCGGTGTTCATGGTCGGCCACGTTACCAAGGAAGGCTTTGTGGCGGGGCCCAAAATCATCGAGCACATGGTGGACACCGTCCTCTACTTCGAGGGTGAACCGCGCGGGCAATACAAGATTTTAAGGGCAGTGAAGAACCGCTTTGGGCCCACCAACGAAATCGGCATCTTCGAGATGACCAACCTGGGCCTAGTGGAGGTTCCGAATCCAAACCACATCTTCCTCTCCAATGACGGCGAGCACAACGGCACCGCCATCGGCTGCGTGATGGAGGGAACGCGGTCCTTCATCGTGGAAGTCCAATCCTTGGCCACCACATCGAACTACGGGACGCCTCAGCGTGTGGTGGTGGGGCTAGAGCAGAAAAAGCTGGCCATCCTGCTGGCCATTCTGGAAAAAAACCTTGCCCTGTATCTGAGGTCCAGCGACGTTTTCATCAACCTCGCAGGAGGCATCCGGTCTTCCGATCCCGGCCTGGATTTGGCCATATTGGCGGCAATAATCTCCAGCCTCAAAGACAAGCCCCTGCCCGAAAAATCGGTATTCATCGGGGAAGTGGGGCTGAACGGCGAAGTAAGGCCGGTTTCGCAACTTGACGCCCGGGTTAACGAGGCGGCGAAACTCGGCTATGAAAAAGTGTTCGTTTCCGGACACGCGAAGCTTAGGCAAAAGGGGAAGGCGATCAGAATCCGCGATGTGAGGGAACTGTATGGAGCGCTGGACAAGTGA
- a CDS encoding HDIG domain-containing protein: protein MNSKFLLLVIIVTLCVLGLYQLTKAGRHTYPEFQFTEGQIAEYDILAPFDFPVYKTEEQVQEEYAAKLAQEGKSYWMSPDVEFEAYSSLDRLFALIYEAADSSDPGAVALSARQQGFLLDNPVLMFTGDKQRISSSHARIKAALEDLYKAGIYSGISGDSIRVETENGTQQRSLARYFELAEAKRLILQKLEPSLALLVDKNASKLIQANLVLDTESYEEQKKQIFDSIDRVSGMVKQNEVIIRLNQRLKQEDINKVNSLSLEYQARGERKSTLMQWLGFMGLLLFILVVVYAFNTHYWLSTAREEHGFAGAAVLNAGFVVIILAALLTNDVLGLPVSLIPLALAIIPAAVLLGYSVGYFYTVGAVLLLGPFINWDASGMTLLLLSTLITLVLINRFQARHNFIKIWLFLFLSVNLINGALTMISYTGGDFLEKLKGLFRNTGYSLVSTTISVIGSLALVTYFERKWNRATKQVLMELQEFNHPLLKRLATDAVGTYHHSLMVGNLAERAAAAIGANASLARVGSYFHDIGKSVNPEIFTENNEDSAEFYTKFTPEESAEIIRDHVKEGAVLAEKHRIPKEVVDIIWQHHGTSYIRYFLDAAQRQGKVEDLDAFRYPGPLPQSKEAALVMLADVVESTSKSKSAATDAEIAKLIDDTIQRLIRDGQFDEAPITIKDLAIAKEVMCPVLESVFRKRLEYPEEKQP from the coding sequence ATGAACTCAAAGTTCCTATTACTGGTCATCATCGTCACACTCTGCGTCTTGGGGCTTTATCAGCTTACCAAGGCGGGCAGGCACACCTACCCGGAATTTCAGTTTACTGAAGGGCAGATTGCGGAATACGATATCTTGGCACCCTTCGACTTTCCGGTTTACAAGACCGAGGAACAGGTGCAGGAAGAGTATGCCGCCAAACTGGCCCAGGAGGGAAAGTCATACTGGATGAGTCCGGACGTCGAGTTTGAGGCCTACAGCAGCCTGGATCGGCTGTTCGCGCTCATATATGAAGCGGCCGACAGTTCCGACCCCGGAGCAGTGGCCCTCAGCGCCAGACAACAGGGTTTCCTATTGGACAATCCGGTCCTGATGTTCACCGGAGACAAGCAGCGCATCTCTTCTTCCCACGCCAGGATTAAAGCCGCGCTCGAGGATTTATACAAGGCGGGCATTTACTCAGGCATCAGCGGAGACAGCATCCGTGTGGAAACAGAGAACGGCACGCAGCAGCGCAGCCTGGCGCGCTATTTTGAACTGGCCGAGGCCAAACGCCTCATCCTGCAAAAGCTGGAGCCTTCCCTGGCACTGCTGGTGGACAAAAACGCCAGCAAGCTCATCCAAGCCAATCTGGTGCTGGACACAGAAAGCTACGAGGAACAGAAAAAACAGATATTTGATTCCATCGACAGGGTGAGTGGCATGGTAAAGCAAAACGAGGTGATAATCCGCCTCAATCAAAGGCTGAAGCAGGAAGACATCAACAAGGTGAACTCCCTTTCCCTGGAGTACCAGGCCCGGGGAGAGCGCAAATCCACCCTGATGCAGTGGCTGGGTTTCATGGGGCTGCTGCTCTTCATCTTGGTTGTCGTTTACGCCTTCAATACGCATTACTGGCTTTCAACCGCGCGGGAAGAACACGGCTTCGCCGGGGCGGCTGTCCTCAATGCCGGTTTTGTGGTGATAATTCTGGCTGCCCTGCTCACGAACGATGTTCTGGGCCTGCCGGTGAGCCTGATTCCCCTAGCCTTGGCGATAATCCCGGCAGCCGTACTGCTGGGGTACTCTGTGGGATATTTCTATACCGTGGGGGCTGTTCTTTTGCTGGGGCCCTTTATAAACTGGGATGCTTCCGGCATGACTTTGCTGCTGTTATCAACCCTGATAACCCTGGTTTTGATAAACAGATTCCAGGCACGACACAATTTCATCAAAATCTGGCTATTCCTTTTCCTTTCCGTGAACCTCATCAATGGTGCCCTTACCATGATTTCCTATACCGGGGGTGACTTTTTGGAAAAACTGAAAGGCCTTTTCCGGAATACCGGATACTCGCTGGTTTCCACAACCATCTCGGTGATAGGCAGCCTGGCCTTGGTCACCTATTTTGAGCGCAAATGGAACCGGGCGACCAAACAGGTGCTGATGGAACTGCAGGAATTCAACCATCCCCTGCTTAAAAGGTTGGCCACCGACGCCGTGGGAACATATCACCACAGCCTGATGGTGGGAAACCTGGCCGAGCGGGCCGCTGCAGCCATTGGCGCCAACGCCTCACTGGCCAGGGTGGGGAGTTACTTTCACGACATAGGCAAATCCGTGAATCCGGAGATTTTCACGGAGAACAATGAAGATTCGGCAGAATTCTACACCAAGTTCACTCCGGAAGAGAGCGCCGAAATCATTCGCGACCACGTGAAGGAAGGGGCCGTATTGGCGGAAAAGCACCGCATACCCAAAGAGGTGGTAGATATCATCTGGCAGCATCACGGCACCAGCTACATCCGTTATTTCCTGGACGCCGCCCAGCGCCAGGGGAAGGTCGAGGACCTTGACGCTTTCCGCTATCCGGGCCCCCTGCCCCAGAGCAAGGAAGCCGCTTTGGTGATGTTGGCGGACGTGGTGGAATCAACCAGCAAATCCAAAAGCGCCGCCACCGACGCTGAAATCGCCAAACTGATAGACGACACCATCCAGCGCCTTATCAGGGACGGCCAGTTCGACGAAGCGCCTATCACGATAAAGGACCTTGCCATCGCCAAGGAAGTGATGTGCCCGGTGCTGGAAAGCGTTTTCCGCAAACGCCTGGAATATCCCGAAGAAAAACAACCTTGA
- the ybeY gene encoding rRNA maturation RNase YbeY → MSLLTFTFENETDINVDPQPLRAVAEIICSEESPQGECEVGLIICTDEQIRKYNQLYRGDDSVTDVLCFNGTEGLPGGITRGPDTVICDILIDINQLQRQKGSKSINKELMEIFIHGLLHGFGYDHIRAGDSKQMKAKEEYYIKKMEGTQQRG, encoded by the coding sequence TTGAGCCTCCTGACCTTCACTTTCGAAAACGAGACCGATATAAATGTGGACCCCCAACCACTGCGGGCGGTGGCAGAAATCATCTGCTCTGAGGAATCGCCCCAGGGTGAATGTGAAGTCGGGCTGATAATCTGCACTGATGAACAAATCCGCAAATACAACCAGCTTTACCGAGGGGACGATTCCGTGACAGACGTGCTTTGCTTCAACGGCACGGAAGGCCTTCCCGGTGGGATAACACGAGGACCCGACACGGTTATCTGCGATATTCTGATTGACATAAATCAACTCCAGCGGCAAAAGGGTTCCAAAAGCATAAACAAGGAACTGATGGAGATTTTTATCCATGGCCTGCTGCACGGGTTTGGCTATGACCACATCCGCGCGGGAGACTCTAAGCAGATGAAAGCAAAAGAAGAATACTACATTAAGAAAATGGAAGGTACACAGCAACGTGGATGA
- a CDS encoding HlyC/CorC family transporter, which translates to MLPLIPVIFILLLLSAFFSGSEIAYFSLSRIYLKKLENSKQASAKRILRLLRQPRRLLITVLLGNTFVNMGFSSLTALIALKIAKEYGFNTSLTVTIQVIASTLIIITFGEIIPKLMGLATANDFARIVSLPLQLISYILYLPVWLIDKFSLLLSSKQGSDRHIMSRLTTEEFHNLIQSEHSKHSLDENEKQMLVGLFRFREAKLTEIYVPRVKVKAIEVKQSLDQLRDLIVTSGHSRIPVYRETIDDIVGMIYVKDLLLFPEKKSISELMRPAWFVTENMKVQALLNQFKIKKMQMAIVVDEYGGTSGIISLEDILEEIVGEIHDEYDHDESPELMQIDAKTWRARGVFNIRQFNQEFNTSIDTDEYDNVAEYLLSQFNHVPAAGETHLLEDTLMFKILESDGKSIKQVEITLLDEENE; encoded by the coding sequence ATATTACCTTTGATTCCGGTCATATTTATTCTTTTGCTGCTCTCAGCCTTTTTCTCAGGATCCGAGATCGCCTATTTTTCCCTTTCCCGCATTTACCTGAAGAAGCTGGAAAACAGCAAACAGGCAAGCGCGAAAAGAATCCTGAGATTGTTGAGGCAGCCCCGGCGGCTTCTGATCACGGTTCTTTTGGGCAATACATTCGTGAACATGGGCTTTTCGTCTCTGACCGCCCTCATCGCCCTGAAGATTGCCAAAGAATATGGATTCAATACTTCCCTGACAGTCACGATACAGGTGATAGCATCCACCCTGATCATCATCACCTTCGGCGAAATCATCCCCAAGCTGATGGGTTTGGCTACAGCGAATGATTTTGCCCGAATCGTAAGCTTACCCCTCCAACTCATTAGTTACATCCTTTATCTGCCTGTATGGCTGATAGATAAATTCAGCCTTCTGCTCTCCAGCAAGCAGGGTTCTGACAGGCACATCATGTCCAGGCTGACCACGGAGGAGTTTCACAACCTGATCCAGTCCGAGCATTCCAAGCACAGCCTCGATGAAAACGAGAAGCAGATGCTGGTGGGCCTCTTCCGCTTCCGGGAAGCCAAGCTCACCGAAATCTATGTGCCGCGGGTCAAGGTCAAGGCGATCGAGGTAAAACAATCCCTGGACCAACTGCGTGACCTCATCGTCACCAGCGGCCATTCCCGCATCCCAGTTTACCGCGAAACGATAGACGACATCGTGGGGATGATCTACGTCAAAGACCTGCTGCTCTTTCCCGAGAAAAAAAGCATCAGCGAACTGATGCGTCCCGCCTGGTTCGTTACCGAGAACATGAAAGTGCAGGCACTACTCAACCAGTTCAAAATCAAGAAGATGCAGATGGCCATTGTCGTGGATGAATACGGAGGGACCTCAGGCATCATTTCCCTTGAGGATATCCTGGAGGAAATCGTGGGAGAAATCCACGATGAATACGACCACGACGAATCGCCCGAACTGATGCAAATCGATGCGAAAACCTGGCGAGCGCGGGGAGTCTTCAACATCCGCCAGTTCAACCAGGAATTCAACACCTCCATCGACACCGACGAGTATGACAACGTGGCGGAGTATCTGCTTTCCCAGTTCAACCACGTTCCCGCGGCGGGGGAAACCCATCTACTTGAAGATACCCTGATGTTCAAAATCCTGGAGAGTGACGGCAAAAGCATCAAACAGGTGGAAATCACGCTGCTGGACGAAGAAAACGAGTGA
- the vanZ gene encoding VanZ family protein — MPEREAGSGPNSQRKRKLSPSVIWPPLLWMALIWLLSSLPGRHLPTPKIISLDKFAHIGIYLILGLLTNRSIQRLGVEPRHVWLIYIALLISAGLDEWHQCLIPKRSVSVWDFAANATGLVLAFVAFRISRDRS; from the coding sequence ATGCCTGAACGAGAAGCCGGCAGTGGCCCGAACTCCCAGCGGAAACGCAAACTATCCCCAAGCGTAATCTGGCCGCCGCTGCTTTGGATGGCGCTCATCTGGCTGCTTTCGTCGCTGCCCGGGAGGCATCTGCCCACTCCAAAAATAATCAGTCTGGATAAATTTGCCCATATCGGCATATATCTCATCCTGGGTTTGCTCACCAACCGCTCCATACAAAGGCTGGGAGTGGAACCCAGGCACGTTTGGCTTATCTATATCGCCCTGCTGATATCCGCCGGACTGGACGAATGGCACCAATGCCTCATCCCAAAAAGGTCAGTCTCGGTCTGGGATTTCGCGGCCAACGCTACTGGACTTGTCCTGGCTTTCGTGGCTTTCAGGATATCGCGTGATAGAAGTTGA
- a CDS encoding ATP-binding cassette domain-containing protein, which translates to MIEVEHLTLSLSGQEVLKDVSFRLEDGQNLVIVGRSGSGKTVLIKTLMGLYHPVGGTVKVDGKDVFGDSGNWGSSVRQDFAMVFQSSALLDSYTVFQNVALPLYEREELDYEAIKEKVGRSLDVVGLKNIMDKYPAELSGGMRKRVGIARALVYDPRYIIFDEPVSGLDPITAGEIIYYITQIIASERATTITITHDTRDLEAIGDQVLFLDEGRVLYYGPLAVLRQAEEPLIRRYLRIGE; encoded by the coding sequence GTGATAGAAGTTGAACACCTCACTCTAAGCCTCTCAGGGCAGGAAGTGCTGAAAGATGTAAGCTTCAGGCTGGAAGACGGCCAAAACCTTGTCATCGTGGGACGTAGCGGCTCGGGGAAAACCGTGCTGATCAAGACCCTGATGGGACTCTATCATCCGGTTGGGGGCACCGTGAAGGTTGACGGCAAAGATGTTTTTGGGGATTCCGGAAACTGGGGTTCCTCGGTTAGGCAGGATTTCGCCATGGTCTTCCAAAGTTCTGCCCTGCTTGATTCTTACACGGTTTTTCAGAACGTGGCCCTGCCTCTGTATGAGAGGGAGGAATTGGATTACGAAGCCATCAAGGAGAAAGTGGGGCGAAGCCTGGATGTGGTTGGCCTGAAAAACATCATGGACAAATATCCCGCCGAACTCAGCGGTGGAATGCGCAAGCGGGTGGGAATCGCCCGCGCCCTCGTTTACGACCCCCGATACATCATTTTTGACGAACCCGTTTCCGGCTTGGACCCCATCACGGCTGGCGAAATCATCTATTATATCACTCAAATCATAGCCTCGGAGAGGGCCACCACCATAACCATAACCCACGACACTCGTGACTTGGAGGCCATCGGGGACCAGGTTCTCTTTCTGGATGAGGGCAGGGTGCTTTATTACGGGCCGCTGGCAGTACTGAGGCAAGCCGAAGAACCCCTGATAAGGCGTTATTTGCGGATCGGGGAGTGA
- a CDS encoding Gx transporter family protein: protein MLAFLTATACSIHVFENLIMRLLPLPFLRLGLSNIVVMYLLFEKKTLQASVVAVTKSLVAGAVTFTLLSPATLLSLCGGLAATFVMWAALAANLGFTEYGVSVCGAVAHNVVQLVLVQTVVLPGTQVFVLTPLLLFLGLLSGILTAWILLRIKDRFLKHKNGKHD, encoded by the coding sequence ATGTTAGCTTTTCTCACCGCGACCGCCTGCAGCATCCATGTTTTTGAAAACCTGATAATGCGCCTGTTGCCGCTGCCCTTTCTCCGGCTGGGCCTTTCCAATATCGTGGTGATGTATCTGCTGTTTGAAAAAAAAACGCTGCAAGCGTCTGTGGTGGCCGTCACCAAGTCCCTAGTCGCCGGAGCCGTGACCTTCACCCTTTTGTCTCCAGCCACCTTGCTGTCACTTTGCGGAGGCCTTGCCGCCACTTTCGTCATGTGGGCAGCCCTTGCCGCGAACCTGGGTTTCACGGAATACGGGGTGAGCGTTTGCGGGGCTGTGGCGCACAACGTTGTGCAGCTCGTGTTGGTTCAAACGGTGGTTTTGCCGGGCACGCAAGTTTTTGTGTTGACACCATTGCTGTTGTTTTTAGGTTTGCTCAGCGGAATCCTCACAGCTTGGATACTGCTGCGAATTAAAGATAGGTTTTTAAAACATAAGAATGGTAAGCATGACTAA
- a CDS encoding PBP1A family penicillin-binding protein, whose product MTKNNKEKWRKILRIVGIAACVLLGVFIGALWYYQDDLPPTAELKNYTLNTGSEVYDRSGRMIYLFAFEKRKLVSLKELPPHLIDALIATEDKRFYFHPGVDPIRIVGALVTDIRTGDFSEGASTITQQMARNMFLTLDKTIARKMREIVLALKIEATFSKNEILEIYLNKIFWGSQNHGVETASLYYFNKHARDLNLPESALIIGMIQRPNYYDPFKHPERAKNRRDLVLGRMLKTRKITREQYREALSTPVNSQRGGSYARFASDYFIEHVRSYLENKYGTERLFEGGLKIYTTLDSEMSSAADSLFNAYLVRVENSGRFPNRYSSVPKDAQDIDTKYIQGGLALIENKTGYVRVLIGGRSFEHSKFNRMTQARRQPGSSIKPIYYTIAVEKGYHPAKILPDAPIIIGNWSPKNSGGTYHGNTRMRVALQWSYNTWAVRCANDIGLPAVRDAFRRFGLKSDPKDLTAALGAYEVTPLDLIAAYTTFPNDGKRAAPVFVTKVEDSNGKLIERIKPQKYNVCSPQVAYLMTSMMQTVAQSGTGGSSRNGYYWDSAGKTGTSNHNNDSWFIGFNKAYTLGIWTGFDNRNLKTGTALAASIWGPIMTKAIKIDNNGRTPSANDSRYTFVEPPRIVHLNVNPYTGFVVRGGGIPEIFIEGFEPVVSRDSLSYNFAPSYNFQDQFEQEL is encoded by the coding sequence ATGACTAAAAACAATAAAGAGAAATGGCGGAAAATCCTGCGGATCGTAGGAATCGCCGCTTGCGTTTTGCTGGGAGTGTTCATCGGCGCGCTTTGGTATTACCAGGACGATCTACCGCCCACGGCCGAGCTGAAGAATTACACTCTGAACACCGGCAGCGAGGTATATGACCGCAGCGGACGGATGATCTACCTCTTCGCCTTCGAGAAGCGGAAACTGGTTTCCCTCAAGGAACTTCCTCCGCATTTGATCGACGCGCTCATCGCCACGGAAGACAAACGCTTCTACTTTCATCCAGGGGTTGACCCCATCCGCATTGTGGGGGCCCTGGTGACGGATATCAGGACGGGCGATTTCTCCGAAGGCGCCAGCACCATCACCCAGCAGATGGCCCGCAACATGTTTCTTACTCTTGATAAAACCATTGCCCGCAAGATGCGCGAGATAGTGCTGGCCCTGAAGATCGAGGCCACTTTCTCCAAGAACGAAATCCTGGAGATATACCTGAACAAGATTTTCTGGGGCTCGCAGAATCACGGCGTGGAGACGGCTTCGCTGTATTATTTCAACAAACACGCCAGAGACCTGAATCTGCCTGAATCGGCACTCATCATCGGCATGATCCAGCGGCCCAACTATTACGACCCCTTCAAGCATCCCGAACGGGCGAAAAACAGGCGTGACCTCGTTTTAGGGCGCATGCTCAAAACTCGCAAGATAACGAGGGAACAGTATAGGGAAGCCCTGTCCACGCCTGTCAATTCCCAGCGGGGAGGCAGCTACGCGCGCTTCGCTTCGGATTACTTCATCGAGCATGTGCGCTCCTATCTGGAAAACAAATACGGCACCGAGCGCCTCTTTGAGGGCGGGCTGAAGATTTACACCACCCTGGATTCCGAGATGTCATCGGCCGCGGATTCCCTTTTCAACGCCTACCTCGTCCGGGTGGAAAACAGCGGGCGCTTTCCCAACCGCTATTCCTCGGTTCCCAAAGACGCCCAGGATATCGACACCAAATACATTCAGGGGGGATTGGCCCTGATCGAGAACAAAACTGGTTATGTGAGGGTGCTCATAGGCGGACGCAGTTTCGAGCACAGCAAATTCAACCGCATGACCCAAGCCAGGAGGCAGCCGGGCTCTTCCATCAAACCGATTTATTACACCATCGCGGTGGAAAAGGGCTACCATCCGGCCAAGATTCTGCCGGACGCCCCCATCATCATCGGCAACTGGTCACCCAAGAATTCCGGCGGCACCTATCACGGCAATACCCGCATGCGCGTAGCCCTGCAGTGGTCATATAACACCTGGGCGGTCCGCTGCGCCAACGATATCGGCCTTCCAGCCGTGCGTGACGCTTTCCGCCGCTTTGGTCTGAAATCCGATCCTAAAGATCTCACCGCTGCCCTTGGCGCCTATGAGGTGACCCCGCTTGACCTGATCGCTGCCTACACCACATTTCCAAACGACGGCAAAAGGGCAGCGCCTGTCTTCGTCACCAAGGTGGAGGATTCGAACGGCAAGCTCATCGAACGGATCAAACCCCAAAAATACAATGTTTGCTCGCCCCAGGTGGCATATCTGATGACCAGTATGATGCAAACGGTGGCCCAATCGGGCACAGGTGGTTCTTCGCGGAACGGCTATTATTGGGACAGCGCCGGCAAGACCGGCACCAGCAACCATAACAACGATTCCTGGTTCATCGGCTTCAACAAAGCCTATACCCTGGGAATCTGGACCGGTTTCGACAACCGCAACCTTAAAACGGGAACTGCCCTCGCGGCCAGCATTTGGGGGCCGATCATGACCAAAGCCATTAAGATCGACAATAACGGCCGCACGCCCAGCGCAAACGATTCCCGCTACACCTTTGTGGAGCCGCCCCGGATCGTGCATCTGAATGTCAATCCCTACACCGGTTTTGTGGTGAGGGGCGGCGGAATCCCGGAAATATTCATCGAGGGCTTCGAACCGGTTGTCTCGCGCGATTCCCTTTCTTACAATTTCGCCCCCAGTTACAATTTCCAGGATCAGTTCGAGCAGGAACTCTAA
- a CDS encoding Tpl protein, translated as MREYMEVEFRTGRLGYYQNVQKLPIDPEDLIIVEVERGEDIAQVTHLSVSGEEISAQIPQTGRVYRIKRLASDIDIEKLRNLPLEEEKAAQTFADILLRYPFEMKLIETVYQFDGNKLTFFFTADGRIDFRVFVRELANVFRTRIELHQTTGRDEAKRLGGYGMCGLQYCCGNFLKRFNQVTIKMAKDQNQAGNLAKISGPCGRLLCCLNFEEDFYLEESKDYPIPGTCVELKGKRLYVFKTDVLNKRIHLSDEDQSLTEVDLESFNKLKVISVPDIEPC; from the coding sequence GTGCGGGAATACATGGAGGTGGAATTCCGGACCGGCCGTCTTGGTTATTATCAGAACGTCCAAAAACTGCCCATAGACCCGGAAGACCTCATTATCGTGGAAGTGGAGCGCGGCGAGGACATCGCCCAGGTCACCCACCTCAGCGTTTCCGGAGAGGAGATCAGCGCCCAGATTCCCCAAACGGGCCGGGTTTACAGGATAAAACGCCTCGCCAGCGACATCGACATTGAGAAACTCCGCAATCTACCCCTGGAAGAAGAAAAAGCCGCCCAAACTTTCGCAGACATCCTCTTGCGCTATCCCTTTGAAATGAAGCTCATTGAGACTGTTTACCAGTTCGACGGGAACAAGCTGACCTTTTTCTTCACCGCTGATGGCAGAATTGATTTCCGCGTCTTTGTGCGCGAGCTTGCCAACGTTTTCCGCACCCGCATTGAACTTCACCAAACCACCGGGCGCGACGAGGCTAAGCGTCTGGGCGGTTACGGCATGTGCGGCCTTCAGTATTGCTGCGGCAATTTCCTCAAGCGCTTCAACCAGGTTACAATAAAGATGGCCAAGGACCAAAACCAGGCCGGCAACCTGGCCAAAATCTCGGGTCCCTGCGGGCGTCTGCTCTGCTGCCTCAATTTCGAGGAGGACTTCTATCTGGAGGAATCCAAGGATTATCCCATCCCCGGAACCTGCGTGGAGCTGAAGGGCAAGCGGTTGTATGTGTTCAAAACCGACGTCCTGAACAAGCGCATCCATCTTTCAGACGAGGATCAGAGTCTCACGGAGGTCGATCTGGAGAGCTTCAATAAACTCAAGGTTATCTCCGTTCCGGATATCGAGCCATGCTGA